One Longimicrobium sp. genomic window carries:
- a CDS encoding BTAD domain-containing putative transcriptional regulator: MLRLTTLGTLRLERDGAPVPAPQPKRVALLAYLALAHPRGPHRRDSLLGMFWPELPEERARNALRQALHQLRAACGDGVLATRGMHEVGIDPARVRCDVHELEAAAARGDAAAVAAAYGGDLLPGLFAAGAGEWEDWLARERMRLRSLAAEAGRALAHAARDAGDAAAAARWARWTCGLDPLDEAAVRWAMELLAGCGLRGAALELFERLAAQMRRELGVEPGEETAAAAEAVRAAAPTARRAPARPVVRVATPPPALAGSRVEAPRASMWALGRARVRWAAAGVLLAGTVAAVAADGLGGPRPRRERVAVLPFRPAGAAPADAAAAREAADRVRGALAAAGLEVASGDGGDAAAGTVVSGALYRRGSATEVRATVSDALAGSEVASLGALLPAGDTAALAALSDRVLAVVATHADPVFGWVGPTSRPAGSPGYRPFVEGLRALRDERGDDAAALFRTAAQADTGFVLAALMAAGIDAEQGRRAAADSAVRRLAPGRAALAPADRTILEWIERTLAGDRAGALAAMRELTTAAPGLEMGHFQAGLEAVRCNRPAEALRHLARIDPERGFSRGWASYWATRADALHMLGRHADELRHLRRGLALHPELVVLRDYELRALAALGRTGEVLRRIDEYAAIPARGGWSPSAAMLHAARELRAHGHDAAARSAFRRGVAAARARAAAAPADPGALAELAGTLYAARLDADAERVLDRLAALEPRCAGCLGARGVLAARAGDRAGALRADAELALRPPKPGGLLWRARIAAALDDRRGAAALVREAVARGYAYDGLTHTDAELGPLFP, from the coding sequence ATGCTGCGACTCACCACCCTGGGCACGCTCCGGCTGGAGCGCGACGGCGCGCCCGTCCCGGCGCCGCAGCCGAAGCGCGTCGCCCTGCTGGCGTACCTGGCGCTCGCGCACCCGCGCGGGCCGCACCGGCGCGACTCGCTGCTGGGGATGTTCTGGCCGGAGCTCCCCGAGGAGCGGGCGCGCAACGCGCTGCGGCAGGCGCTGCACCAGCTCCGCGCGGCGTGCGGCGACGGCGTGCTGGCGACGCGGGGGATGCACGAGGTGGGGATCGACCCCGCCCGGGTCCGCTGCGACGTACACGAGCTGGAGGCCGCCGCCGCGCGCGGGGACGCCGCGGCGGTGGCGGCCGCCTACGGGGGCGACCTGCTCCCCGGGCTGTTCGCCGCGGGCGCGGGGGAGTGGGAGGACTGGCTGGCCCGCGAGCGGATGCGGCTGCGCTCGCTGGCGGCGGAGGCGGGGCGCGCCCTCGCCCACGCCGCGCGCGACGCGGGAGACGCGGCCGCCGCGGCGCGGTGGGCGCGGTGGACGTGCGGGCTGGACCCGCTCGACGAGGCCGCCGTGCGCTGGGCGATGGAGCTGCTGGCGGGGTGCGGCCTGCGCGGCGCGGCGCTGGAGCTGTTCGAGCGCCTGGCCGCGCAGATGCGGCGCGAGCTGGGCGTGGAGCCCGGGGAAGAGACCGCCGCAGCGGCCGAGGCCGTCCGCGCGGCCGCTCCCACCGCGCGGCGGGCCCCGGCGCGCCCCGTCGTCCGAGTCGCCACGCCGCCGCCCGCCCTCGCGGGATCGCGGGTCGAGGCTCCACGCGCGAGCATGTGGGCGCTGGGGCGGGCGCGCGTGCGCTGGGCCGCCGCCGGCGTGCTGCTCGCCGGGACAGTGGCCGCGGTGGCAGCCGACGGGCTGGGTGGACCGCGGCCGCGGCGCGAGCGGGTGGCGGTGCTCCCCTTCCGCCCGGCCGGCGCCGCCCCGGCCGACGCCGCCGCCGCGCGCGAGGCGGCGGACCGCGTCCGGGGGGCGCTGGCGGCCGCCGGGCTCGAGGTCGCGTCCGGCGACGGGGGAGACGCGGCCGCGGGGACGGTGGTGAGCGGGGCGCTCTACCGTCGTGGGTCCGCGACCGAGGTGCGGGCGACGGTCTCGGACGCCCTGGCCGGAAGCGAGGTGGCCTCGCTCGGCGCGCTGCTGCCGGCCGGCGACACCGCCGCCCTCGCCGCGCTCTCCGACCGCGTGCTCGCGGTGGTGGCCACGCACGCCGACCCCGTGTTCGGCTGGGTGGGGCCCACCAGCCGGCCCGCGGGCTCGCCGGGGTACCGGCCGTTCGTGGAAGGGCTGCGGGCGCTGCGCGACGAGCGGGGGGACGACGCGGCGGCGCTCTTCCGCACGGCGGCGCAGGCCGACACCGGGTTCGTCCTGGCCGCGCTGATGGCCGCCGGGATCGACGCCGAGCAGGGGCGGCGGGCCGCGGCCGACTCGGCGGTGCGGCGGCTCGCGCCGGGTCGGGCCGCGCTGGCGCCGGCCGACCGGACGATCCTGGAGTGGATCGAGCGCACGCTGGCGGGCGACCGGGCCGGCGCGCTCGCCGCCATGCGGGAGCTCACCACCGCCGCGCCCGGGCTGGAGATGGGGCACTTCCAGGCCGGGCTGGAGGCGGTGCGCTGCAACCGCCCCGCCGAGGCGCTGCGCCACCTGGCCCGGATCGACCCCGAGCGCGGGTTCAGCCGCGGGTGGGCCTCGTACTGGGCCACCCGCGCCGACGCGCTGCACATGCTCGGCCGCCACGCCGACGAGCTGCGGCACCTGCGCCGGGGGCTGGCGCTGCACCCCGAGCTGGTGGTGCTGCGCGACTACGAGCTGCGCGCGCTGGCGGCGCTCGGCCGCACCGGCGAGGTGCTGCGGCGGATCGACGAGTACGCGGCGATCCCCGCCCGCGGCGGCTGGTCGCCGTCGGCGGCGATGCTGCACGCCGCCCGGGAGCTGCGGGCGCACGGGCACGACGCTGCGGCCAGGTCGGCCTTCCGGCGCGGCGTGGCGGCGGCCCGCGCCCGCGCGGCCGCGGCCCCGGCGGACCCCGGCGCGCTGGCTGAGCTCGCCGGGACGCTCTACGCCGCCCGCCTGGACGCCGATGCGGAGCGCGTGCTGGACCGCCTGGCGGCGCTGGAGCCGCGTTGCGCGGGGTGCCTGGGCGCGCGCGGCGTGCTGGCCGCCCGCGCGGGGGATCGTGCGGGCGCGCTGCGCGCCGACGCGGAGCTCGCCCTGCGCCCGCCCAAGCCGGGGGGTCTGCTCTGGCGCGCCCGCATCGCCGCCGCGCTGGACGACCGCCGGGGCGCCGCCGCCCTCGTGCGCGAGGCCGTCGCCCGGGGCTACGCGTACGACGGCCTCACCCACACAGACGCCGAGTTGGGGCCGCTGTTCCCCTGA
- a CDS encoding ABC transporter permease, with product MDKLLQDLRYALRMLAKSPAFTLVAVASLALGIGANAAMFSVADATLLRPLPYPEPERIVVPAITMTHTGPDRTGVDTFPWSSPKYQVMRGATGHLFEDVAGFGDRQVNLSGGGEPERVGMEFASAPYFRILGVRPALGRTFAAEEDSVPGAHAVALVSHELWTRRFGGDPALVGRTITLEKTPFTVVGILPRGFRGLSGNGEVWVPMAMAPRLFWPQVLQEPFAHWHQAVARLRPGVTPGQARRAMAQVAARVEEAYPTPPRFIAPGDRPGATVVGLRDARSDPLLRRAVLVLLGAVGFVLLIACANVANLLLARAAARRREVSIRLAVGAGRGRLVRQLLTESVLLALLGGAFGVLLALWATDVLSALRPERMSAWGIRGTEALELGGLGLNARVLAFTLAVSLLAGLLFGLAPALHASRPDVAGMLKEGAGASTPAAASLRRLGGRGLLVSAEVALALVLLAGAGLMLRSFARLRAVDPGFSEQKVLTLSVAPRGDDYPEPEDAVALHARLLERFAALPGVLSVSVDKCAPLSGGCNGTVVKQADERVFGPGQGPQVTLHWAGPDHFRTLGIRLLEGRAFTPADRRGSPRVVMVSRALAEKLWPGRSAVGRRVLPGMGDVEEPAEVVGVVEDVRYGGLHDEPGPALYLADLQATWPEATFLLRTAGDPLALAAAVRREVRAVDPDLPVFDVKTMRERVADATSRDRFGAALLSAFAALALVLAAMGIHAVIAYSVARRTRELGVRQALGASPGALVRLVVGQGAALAAVGIVAGMAAALALTRVLSGLLYEVEPTDPATLAAITVFLAGTALLAAWLPARRAARVDPMVALRSE from the coding sequence ATGGACAAGCTCCTCCAGGACCTGCGCTACGCCCTGCGCATGCTGGCGAAGAGCCCCGCCTTCACGCTGGTGGCGGTCGCGTCGCTGGCGCTGGGGATCGGCGCCAACGCGGCGATGTTCAGCGTGGCCGACGCCACGCTCCTGCGCCCGCTCCCCTACCCCGAGCCGGAGCGCATCGTCGTCCCCGCCATCACCATGACGCACACCGGGCCCGACCGCACCGGGGTCGACACCTTCCCCTGGTCGTCGCCCAAGTACCAGGTGATGCGCGGCGCCACCGGCCATCTCTTCGAGGACGTGGCGGGCTTCGGCGACAGGCAGGTGAACCTCTCGGGCGGCGGCGAGCCCGAGCGGGTGGGGATGGAGTTCGCCTCGGCGCCGTACTTCCGCATCCTGGGGGTGCGCCCCGCGCTGGGACGCACCTTCGCCGCCGAGGAGGACTCGGTGCCCGGGGCGCACGCCGTCGCCCTGGTGAGCCACGAGCTGTGGACGCGGCGCTTCGGCGGCGACCCGGCCCTGGTGGGGCGCACCATCACGCTGGAGAAGACGCCGTTCACGGTGGTCGGCATCCTCCCGCGCGGCTTCCGCGGGCTGAGCGGGAACGGCGAGGTGTGGGTGCCGATGGCGATGGCGCCCCGGCTCTTCTGGCCCCAGGTGCTCCAGGAGCCCTTCGCCCACTGGCACCAGGCGGTGGCCCGGCTGCGCCCCGGCGTCACCCCCGGGCAGGCGCGCCGGGCGATGGCGCAGGTGGCGGCCCGCGTGGAGGAGGCCTACCCCACCCCGCCGCGCTTCATCGCCCCGGGAGACCGGCCGGGCGCCACCGTCGTGGGGCTGCGCGACGCCCGCAGCGACCCGCTGCTGCGCCGCGCGGTGCTGGTGCTGCTGGGCGCGGTGGGGTTCGTGCTGCTGATCGCCTGCGCCAACGTGGCCAACCTGCTGCTGGCGCGCGCCGCCGCCCGCCGGCGCGAGGTCTCCATCCGCCTGGCGGTGGGCGCCGGGCGGGGGCGGCTGGTGCGCCAGCTCCTCACCGAGAGCGTGCTGCTGGCGCTGCTGGGCGGCGCCTTCGGCGTGCTGCTGGCGCTCTGGGCCACCGACGTGCTCTCGGCGCTCCGGCCCGAGCGGATGAGCGCCTGGGGGATCCGCGGCACCGAGGCGCTGGAGCTGGGCGGCCTGGGGCTGAACGCCCGCGTGCTCGCCTTCACCCTGGCCGTCTCGCTCCTGGCCGGTCTCCTCTTCGGCCTGGCGCCCGCGCTGCACGCCTCGCGGCCGGACGTGGCGGGGATGCTCAAGGAGGGCGCCGGGGCCTCCACCCCGGCGGCCGCCTCGCTCCGGCGGCTGGGCGGGCGCGGGCTGCTGGTGTCGGCCGAGGTGGCGCTGGCGCTGGTGCTGCTGGCCGGCGCGGGGCTGATGCTGCGCTCCTTCGCGCGGCTGCGCGCGGTGGACCCGGGCTTCAGCGAGCAGAAGGTCCTCACCCTGAGCGTCGCCCCGCGCGGGGACGACTACCCGGAGCCGGAAGACGCGGTGGCGCTGCACGCGCGGCTCCTGGAGCGCTTCGCGGCGCTCCCCGGGGTGCTCTCGGTGTCGGTGGACAAGTGCGCGCCGCTCTCGGGCGGGTGCAACGGCACCGTCGTCAAGCAGGCCGACGAGCGGGTCTTCGGCCCCGGCCAGGGGCCGCAGGTCACCCTGCACTGGGCCGGGCCCGACCACTTCCGCACGCTGGGGATCCGCCTGCTGGAGGGGCGCGCCTTCACCCCGGCCGACCGCCGGGGGAGCCCGCGCGTGGTGATGGTGAGCCGCGCGCTGGCGGAGAAGCTCTGGCCCGGCCGGAGCGCGGTGGGCCGCCGCGTGCTCCCGGGGATGGGCGACGTGGAGGAGCCCGCCGAGGTGGTGGGGGTGGTGGAGGACGTGCGCTACGGCGGCCTGCACGACGAGCCCGGGCCGGCGCTCTACCTGGCCGACCTGCAGGCCACCTGGCCCGAGGCCACCTTCCTGCTGCGCACCGCGGGCGACCCGCTTGCCCTGGCCGCAGCGGTGCGCCGCGAGGTGCGCGCGGTGGACCCCGACCTCCCCGTGTTCGACGTGAAGACGATGCGCGAGCGCGTGGCCGACGCCACCAGCCGCGACCGCTTCGGCGCCGCGCTCCTCTCCGCCTTCGCCGCGCTGGCGCTGGTGCTGGCGGCGATGGGGATCCACGCGGTGATCGCCTACTCGGTGGCGCGCCGCACGCGCGAGCTGGGGGTGCGCCAGGCGCTGGGCGCCTCGCCGGGCGCCCTGGTGCGGCTGGTGGTGGGCCAGGGCGCGGCGCTCGCGGCCGTGGGGATCGTGGCCGGGATGGCGGCGGCGCTGGCGCTCACCCGCGTCCTCTCCGGCCTGCTGTACGAGGTGGAGCCCACCGACCCGGCGACCCTGGCGGCGATCACCGTGTTCCTGGCGGGGACCGCCCTCCTGGCGGCGTGGCTCCCCGCGCGCCGCGCCGCCCGCGTGGACCCGATGGTGGCGCTCCGCAGCGAGTGA
- a CDS encoding HD domain-containing phosphohydrolase, producing the protein MKGSRPRVLVADDDPAVRRALRLMLGEAYDVGEAGDGNEALRLFEAEGADLVLSDLRMPGVSGLELLKRVKAADDAAAVIVLTGAGTMENAVQALRLNADDYLVKPFHVDEVLLACERALEHRRLVRENRFYQQHLEERVAEQARQIETMVVDALRSLAAAIDTRDDYTGGHVERVARYAAATGRELGLPREELHALWVGALLHDVGKIAVSDAILHKPAALTSDEYAEMKRHPELGARVMESSSFLRPGLPAVLHHQERWDGSGYPAGLAGEEISLQGRIVAVVDTYDAIMSARPYRGAGTPEEAMAEIKRCSGTQFDPCVVEAFLRAAAKGFPPDPDTPALPEREPAAAAHA; encoded by the coding sequence GTGAAGGGGTCTCGCCCGCGCGTCCTGGTCGCCGACGACGACCCCGCCGTCCGCCGCGCGCTGCGCCTGATGCTGGGCGAGGCGTACGACGTGGGCGAGGCGGGCGACGGGAACGAGGCGCTGCGGCTGTTCGAGGCGGAAGGCGCCGACCTGGTGCTCTCGGACCTGCGGATGCCGGGGGTGAGCGGGCTGGAGCTGCTGAAGCGCGTGAAGGCGGCCGACGACGCGGCCGCCGTGATCGTGCTGACCGGCGCGGGGACGATGGAGAACGCCGTCCAGGCGCTCCGGCTCAACGCCGACGACTACCTGGTCAAGCCCTTCCACGTGGACGAGGTGCTGCTGGCGTGCGAGCGCGCGCTGGAGCACCGGCGGCTGGTGCGCGAGAACCGCTTCTACCAGCAGCACCTGGAAGAGCGCGTGGCCGAGCAGGCGCGCCAGATCGAGACCATGGTGGTGGACGCGCTGCGCTCGCTGGCCGCGGCCATCGACACGCGCGACGACTACACCGGCGGCCACGTGGAGCGGGTGGCCCGCTACGCGGCCGCCACCGGGCGCGAGCTGGGGCTCCCGCGCGAGGAGCTGCACGCGCTCTGGGTGGGCGCGCTCCTGCACGACGTGGGGAAGATCGCGGTCTCCGACGCCATCCTGCACAAGCCCGCCGCGCTCACCAGCGACGAGTACGCCGAGATGAAGCGCCACCCGGAGCTGGGCGCGCGGGTGATGGAGAGCAGCTCGTTCCTGCGCCCCGGCCTCCCCGCCGTCCTGCACCACCAGGAGCGCTGGGACGGCTCGGGGTACCCGGCGGGGCTCGCGGGCGAGGAGATCTCGCTGCAGGGGCGCATCGTGGCGGTGGTCGACACCTACGACGCCATCATGAGCGCCCGGCCGTACCGCGGCGCGGGGACGCCCGAGGAGGCGATGGCGGAGATCAAGCGGTGCTCCGGCACGCAGTTCGACCCCTGCGTGGTGGAGGCCTTCCTGCGCGCCGCCGCGAAGGGCTTCCCCCCGGACCCAGACACCCCCGCGCTCCCCGAGCGGGAGCCCGCCGCGGCCGCGCATGCGTGA
- a CDS encoding serine hydrolase, which produces MPNRLPLLPIRRAALLATAVALSTTAGGCTLLRTAWYGQPDARDLRMFPTRVMHASERPFRFAKAEVQRTDLDTVSVRDPGTGRLVPLAQHLVDMRALAFLVIRNDTILYERYGFGYDSARASNSFSMAKSATSALVGIALARGEIRGLDDSVGAYVTELRGRAYGSVTIRQLLGMSSGTEWTDARGGPLSQASSTEARIFYTRDLRGLLRGVDRVEPAGARWRYRDTDAEVLGLVLAGATGRTVAEYMEEVLWKPIGAEHDGSWLLDRRGGQEKTSTGWNATARDYAKFGRLYLDGGRWEGRQVVPAEWVAASVAYDSSRKSPEVVTWWGMQHTLYWWHPMLAPRGDFYADGSLGQRIYVQPATRTIIVQLANSNQQDFPFRRIAAAVNGGTWRYPRSIPALVVQAHAAAGIDSARAVFRAATAAMAEHPEAYSLWPQTLRAAAEQVAARGRPEDAAEILAWCRERFPAEPSCTAPLPAPRARR; this is translated from the coding sequence ATGCCGAACCGTCTTCCTCTTCTTCCGATCCGCCGCGCCGCGCTGCTCGCGACGGCTGTCGCGCTCTCCACCACGGCTGGCGGATGCACGCTGCTGCGCACCGCCTGGTACGGTCAGCCGGACGCGCGCGACCTGAGGATGTTCCCCACGCGCGTGATGCACGCCTCCGAGCGGCCGTTCCGCTTCGCGAAGGCCGAGGTCCAGCGCACCGACCTCGACACGGTGAGCGTCCGCGACCCCGGCACCGGGCGGCTGGTGCCGCTGGCCCAGCACCTGGTGGACATGCGCGCGCTGGCGTTCCTGGTGATCCGCAACGACACCATCCTCTACGAGCGCTACGGCTTCGGGTACGACTCGGCCCGCGCCTCGAACTCGTTCTCCATGGCCAAGTCCGCCACCTCGGCGCTGGTGGGGATCGCGCTCGCGCGCGGCGAGATCCGCGGCCTGGACGACTCGGTGGGCGCGTACGTGACTGAGCTGCGGGGGCGGGCCTACGGCTCGGTGACGATCCGCCAGCTGCTGGGGATGAGCTCGGGGACCGAGTGGACCGACGCGCGCGGGGGCCCGCTCAGCCAGGCGTCCTCGACCGAGGCGCGGATCTTCTACACCCGAGACCTGCGCGGCCTGCTGCGCGGCGTCGACCGCGTCGAGCCCGCCGGGGCGCGCTGGCGGTACCGCGACACCGACGCGGAGGTGCTGGGGCTGGTGCTGGCGGGCGCCACCGGGCGGACGGTGGCCGAGTACATGGAAGAGGTGCTGTGGAAGCCGATCGGCGCCGAGCACGACGGATCGTGGCTGCTGGACCGGCGCGGCGGCCAGGAGAAGACGTCCACCGGCTGGAACGCCACGGCCCGCGACTACGCCAAGTTCGGGAGGCTGTACCTGGACGGCGGGCGCTGGGAGGGGCGGCAGGTGGTGCCGGCGGAGTGGGTGGCCGCGTCGGTGGCGTACGACAGCTCGCGCAAATCGCCCGAGGTGGTGACGTGGTGGGGGATGCAGCACACGCTGTACTGGTGGCACCCCATGCTGGCGCCGCGGGGCGACTTCTACGCCGACGGCTCGCTGGGGCAGCGGATCTACGTGCAGCCCGCCACGCGCACCATCATCGTCCAGCTCGCCAACTCGAACCAGCAGGACTTCCCCTTCCGCCGCATCGCCGCGGCGGTGAACGGCGGCACCTGGCGCTACCCGCGCTCGATCCCGGCGCTGGTGGTGCAGGCGCACGCGGCGGCCGGCATCGACTCCGCGCGCGCCGTCTTCCGCGCCGCGACCGCGGCGATGGCGGAGCACCCGGAGGCGTACTCGCTGTGGCCGCAGACGCTGCGCGCCGCCGCCGAGCAGGTCGCCGCCAGGGGTCGTCCCGAGGACGCCGCCGAGATCCTGGCCTGGTGCCGGGAGCGCTTCCCCGCGGAGCCGTCGTGTACCGCGCCGCTCCCCGCGCCGCGAGCGCGGCGGTGA
- a CDS encoding PadR family transcriptional regulator, protein MPPRPQTDALRGSLDLLVLKTLSLAPMHGWGIAQRVQQLSEGVLEVNQGSLYPALQRLEQEGLITSDWGTTDNNRRARYYRMTASGRRALGEELESWRRFAAGLEAVLRTS, encoded by the coding sequence GTGCCGCCACGTCCGCAGACCGATGCCCTCCGGGGCTCGCTCGACCTGCTGGTGCTCAAGACGCTCTCGCTGGCGCCGATGCACGGCTGGGGGATCGCCCAGCGCGTGCAGCAGCTCTCCGAGGGCGTGCTCGAGGTGAACCAGGGCTCGCTCTATCCGGCGCTGCAGCGGCTGGAGCAGGAGGGGCTGATCACGAGCGACTGGGGCACCACCGACAACAACCGCCGCGCGCGCTACTACCGGATGACCGCCTCCGGCCGGCGCGCGCTGGGCGAGGAGCTGGAGAGCTGGCGCCGCTTCGCCGCCGGCCTCGAGGCGGTGCTGCGCACCAGCTGA
- a CDS encoding ABC transporter permease — protein sequence MSWLEGSLARLRLLFGRRASESRMDQEFRFHLEMETERLMREEGLDAVEARRRALVAFGGVEKHKEALRDGRGLAWLGGLTLDLKLGGRMLVKYPGLTIVGGLAMAFAIWVGAVAFEMVMLFVSPTLPLPQGDRIVHLRNWDVQANEAEPRALHDFVVWRQAMRSVTDLGAWEDVTRNLTGRDGEARPVQVAAITASGFRVAATPPLLGRALVPADERAGAPPVVVLGHDVWRARFAGDSAIVGQTVRLGDAYATVVGVMPDGFAFPIAHDAWTPLRPGVLDDAPRRGPGITIFGRLAPGATLDDAQAELAALGRRAARELPDTHEHLQPQVMPYTQMLGGPSMDADDIGMLAVIQLFVLMLLVLVCGNVALLLFARAATREGELIVRSALGASRRRIVLQLFAEALVLGGVAAAVGLAAAHVALREVGLPFLEATMGRIPFWIDPHLSPATVLYACALTLLGAAIAGGLPGLKVTRGIGSRLRAGTAGGGGLRFGGVWTAVIVAQVAVTVTFPAVALLEVRELQRIRSYDVGFAAEDYLAVQLTLDRADVDGDAAAAAAHRARFGMLVETLRQRVAAEPGVVGVTFVDQLPRTDGGYHLIALDDSVSVAAPSGAAGAPEEQGPLRSAKIAYVDPSYFDVLEAPILAGRGFRTADLAPEARVAIVDQGFVDQVLLGRNPIGRRVRIAQAPTPVTGPEADSLPWFEIVGVVKDLGMIGAEESRRGIGLYLPAAPGSGFPPHMVIHTRGDPMAFVPRVRAIAGTVDPTLLLSEFQRMDQIANDYLWLIGIWLRTTLLMTVVAVLLSLAGIYAVLSFTVARRTREIGVRVALGADRRRVVTAIFRRPLTQVGLGIAAGAILIALGALGLSHTYQFQDWPKGLSAGQIALLVAYAAFMLGVCLLACVVPTQRALRVEPIVAMRVE from the coding sequence ATGAGCTGGCTCGAAGGATCCCTGGCGCGCCTGCGCCTCCTGTTCGGCCGTCGCGCCTCCGAGTCGCGCATGGACCAGGAGTTCCGCTTTCACCTGGAGATGGAGACGGAGCGCCTGATGCGCGAAGAGGGACTGGACGCCGTCGAGGCGCGGCGCCGCGCGCTCGTCGCCTTCGGCGGCGTGGAGAAGCACAAGGAGGCGCTGCGCGACGGGCGCGGGCTGGCGTGGCTCGGCGGGCTGACGCTCGACCTGAAGCTCGGCGGCCGGATGCTGGTCAAGTATCCGGGGCTGACGATCGTCGGCGGACTCGCGATGGCGTTCGCCATCTGGGTCGGCGCCGTCGCCTTCGAGATGGTGATGCTGTTCGTCAGTCCCACGCTGCCGCTGCCGCAGGGCGACCGCATCGTGCACCTGCGGAACTGGGACGTGCAGGCGAACGAGGCGGAGCCGCGCGCGCTGCACGACTTCGTCGTCTGGCGCCAGGCGATGCGGTCGGTGACCGACCTCGGGGCGTGGGAGGACGTCACGCGCAACCTCACGGGGCGCGACGGCGAGGCCCGCCCGGTGCAGGTCGCGGCGATCACCGCGTCGGGGTTCCGCGTCGCCGCGACGCCGCCGCTGCTGGGCCGCGCCCTCGTGCCGGCGGACGAGCGGGCCGGAGCGCCGCCGGTGGTGGTCCTCGGCCACGACGTGTGGCGGGCGCGCTTCGCGGGCGACTCCGCGATCGTCGGGCAGACCGTGCGGCTCGGGGACGCGTACGCCACCGTGGTGGGCGTGATGCCGGACGGCTTCGCGTTCCCGATCGCGCACGACGCGTGGACGCCGTTGCGCCCGGGCGTGCTCGACGACGCGCCGCGCCGCGGCCCCGGCATCACCATCTTCGGGCGGCTCGCCCCCGGCGCGACGCTCGACGACGCACAGGCCGAGCTCGCGGCGCTCGGCCGGCGCGCGGCGCGGGAGCTCCCCGACACGCACGAGCACCTGCAACCCCAGGTGATGCCGTACACGCAGATGCTCGGCGGGCCATCGATGGACGCCGATGACATCGGGATGCTCGCCGTGATCCAGCTCTTCGTGCTGATGCTCCTCGTGCTCGTCTGCGGCAACGTGGCGCTGCTGCTTTTCGCGCGGGCGGCGACGCGCGAGGGCGAGCTCATCGTGCGGAGCGCGCTGGGCGCGAGCCGCCGCCGGATCGTCCTCCAGTTGTTCGCCGAGGCCCTCGTGCTCGGCGGCGTGGCCGCCGCCGTCGGGCTCGCGGCCGCCCACGTGGCGCTGCGCGAGGTGGGACTGCCGTTCCTGGAAGCGACCATGGGGCGGATCCCGTTCTGGATCGATCCGCATCTCTCGCCCGCCACGGTGCTCTACGCCTGTGCGCTCACGCTTCTGGGCGCCGCGATCGCCGGCGGGCTCCCCGGGCTCAAGGTCACGCGTGGCATCGGATCGCGCCTGCGGGCCGGCACGGCCGGCGGCGGCGGTCTGCGGTTCGGCGGCGTGTGGACGGCGGTGATCGTCGCGCAGGTCGCGGTCACGGTCACCTTCCCCGCGGTCGCGCTGCTGGAGGTGCGGGAGCTGCAGCGGATCCGGTCCTACGACGTCGGGTTCGCGGCCGAGGACTACCTGGCGGTGCAGCTCACCCTGGACCGGGCGGACGTGGACGGCGACGCGGCGGCAGCCGCGGCCCACCGCGCGCGCTTCGGGATGTTGGTCGAGACGCTGCGTCAGCGCGTCGCGGCCGAGCCGGGGGTCGTCGGGGTCACCTTCGTGGATCAGTTGCCGCGCACGGACGGGGGCTACCACCTCATCGCCCTGGACGATTCGGTGTCCGTCGCCGCGCCCTCCGGCGCGGCTGGCGCACCGGAGGAGCAGGGGCCGCTGCGCTCCGCGAAGATCGCGTACGTGGATCCGTCATACTTCGACGTGCTCGAGGCGCCGATCCTCGCGGGACGGGGATTCCGGACCGCCGACCTCGCCCCGGAAGCGAGGGTGGCGATCGTGGATCAGGGGTTCGTGGATCAGGTGCTGCTGGGGCGCAACCCGATCGGCCGGCGGGTGCGGATCGCCCAGGCTCCGACGCCGGTCACGGGCCCGGAGGCAGACTCACTTCCCTGGTTCGAGATCGTGGGCGTCGTGAAGGATCTCGGCATGATCGGCGCGGAGGAGAGCAGACGCGGGATCGGGCTGTACCTGCCGGCCGCGCCGGGCAGCGGCTTCCCGCCGCACATGGTGATCCACACGCGGGGCGACCCGATGGCGTTCGTGCCGCGCGTCCGCGCCATCGCCGGCACGGTGGATCCCACGCTGCTGCTCTCGGAGTTCCAGCGCATGGACCAGATCGCGAACGACTATCTGTGGCTCATCGGGATATGGCTGCGCACGACGCTGCTGATGACCGTCGTCGCCGTGTTGCTCTCGCTTGCGGGGATCTATGCGGTGCTGTCGTTCACCGTCGCCCGGCGCACACGCGAGATCGGCGTGCGCGTCGCGCTGGGAGCGGACCGGCGCCGCGTGGTCACCGCGATCTTCCGGCGGCCGCTGACGCAGGTCGGCCTCGGCATCGCGGCGGGTGCCATCCTCATCGCCCTCGGCGCGCTGGGCCTGTCGCACACCTACCAGTTCCAGGACTGGCCGAAGGGACTGTCGGCCGGGCAGATCGCGCTGCTCGTGGCCTACGCGGCGTTCATGCTGGGGGTGTGCCTGCTCGCCTGCGTCGTCCCCACGCAGCGCGCGCTCCGGGTGGAGCCGATCGTGGCGATGCGGGTGGAGTAG